The Emcibacter nanhaiensis DNA window AGATGCCGGCGCAGATCATGCCGTTGATAATGACCAGGAAAACCAGCACCATGCCCCAGGTGACAATCCCGCCGTCAGAGACCGGCTGGCTGATCACAGGATCGGAAAAGGCCGTCAGCAGGATATAGAGGCCGTAGGGAATAGCGATCGCCAGGCTGAGCAGCAGGCTCCATTTCAGGCGCAGGCCGCACAGCCTTTTGAATTCCCGGTCAACGGATAATTTCTGAAGATATTGCTGTTGTGCGGCACTGCCGTACTCATCTGCCTTCTGGTCCGACATACTAAGCTCCCGAAAAATTATTTTAATCTTATAGCATGGAAAGTCTGCTTCTCCGAGGCGCAAGAATACGCAGCTTTCGGTGCGGGTTCAAGGTTTCATTTGAAACTTATTTGCGGTTGAGGCCGGGGCGCAGGCGGGGTAACGCGCCCTTGATGACCGATATATAATCCGGCGCCACGTCAAATGGATAGGGGACAAGCACTCCGGCAACAGCCTGAGTCGGTTGTGAAACGGGGAGTATCGGAAAAAATATTTTATATATAAAAGAAAATATTGGAAATTTTTGAAGCCGGGAAATTTGTTGAAAAATAAAATAAAAGCAATATGTTATGCAAATATAACTGTCTTTTGCTGTTCAAAATATAAAACAATACGGCATTTTATCTGGAAATATAAAATAAAATATATTAAGTTTAAAATAATTTGATGAACCCTTGGCTGTGAGAGGAACACTATCATGAAAATCGTATGTCTCGG harbors:
- a CDS encoding DUF485 domain-containing protein, giving the protein MSDQKADEYGSAAQQQYLQKLSVDREFKRLCGLRLKWSLLLSLAIAIPYGLYILLTAFSDPVISQPVSDGGIVTWGMVLVFLVIINGMICAGIYTWWANTKFDPVRKKFLQEHAAGEKADG